The Ziziphus jujuba cultivar Dongzao chromosome 1, ASM3175591v1 genome segment TAATTTTACACTATCAATGGTAACAGATTCCAGTTTCAGACCATCAGAAATGTCATCAGTTCTACCACTGCCTATGGAACAGTCAGAATTCAAAGATCCTCCAGCTTTCTGACTCAATTCATGAGGCTGATTTTCAAAGCTAAATGAGTTGGACAGATCAGAGGGAATTTCTTTGTTCAAGGACATGTCAGATACAGGCATCTCGTCACAGACAACACTCTGTGAAGAAATTGAGTTCAGTAGATCTGAGGTCATTTCTTTGTCAGACGAAATGCAGGTTGTAGTTTGAGATTCAAATGTTGGAGGGTCATGGTCCTTGTAGGACATGCTAAGCTCATTCTCACAGGCAACACTCTGTGAAGAAATTGGGTTCAGTTGCTCTGAGGTCATTTCTTTCTCTGAGGAAATGTAGGTTGCATTCTGAGATTCAAATGTTGGAGGTTTATGGCCATTGTAGTGCATGCTAAGCTCATTCTCATGGGAAACACTCTGTGAAGAAATTGGGTTCAGTTGCTCTGAGGTCATTTCTTTCTCTGAGGAAATGTAGGTTGCATTCTGAGATTCAAATGTTGGAGATTTATGGCCATTGTAGTGCATGCTAAGCTCATTCTCGTAGGCAAGACTCTCTGAAGAAATTGGGTTCAGTTGCTCTGAGGTCATTTCTTTCTCTGAGGAAATGTAGGTTGCATTCTGAGATTCAAATGTTGGAGGTTTATGGTCATTGTAGTGCATGCTAAGCTCATTCTCATGGGAAACACTCTGTGAAGAAATTGGGTTCAGTTGCTCTGAGGTCATTTCTTTCTCTGAGGAAATGTAGGTTGCATTCTCAGATTCAAATGTTGGAGGTTTATGGCCATTGTAGTGCATGCTAAGCTCATTCTCACAGGCAAGACTCTCTGAAGAAACCGAGTTAAGTTGATTTGAGGTCACTTCTTTGTTAGAAAAAATGCAGGATGCAGTCTGCGATTCAAATGTTGGAGGTTTATGGTCCTGGTAGTGCATGCTAAGCTCATGCTCACAGGCAACACTCTCTAAAGAAACTGAGTACAGTAGATCTGAGGTCATTTCTTTGTTAGAGGAAATGTAGGGTGCAGTCTGAGATTCAAATGTTGGAGGCTTATGGTCCTTGATGTGCATGCTAAGCTCATGCATTTCATGATTTCCTTcactgtcaacaatggaggcaaATTGCTCCACCTCTCGTTTCGTATGACAATCAAGATCATTTTCAGATTCTGATTCAATTGTGTTAAGGGCATCCATGTAATTGTCTGTTTCACTCTCAATTTCTTCAATCTGGTTCCTGCTGGAGATTGATTCTAGAATGTTATCTTCACCAGCATCATGGCAGACTTCCATTTGTTCACCCAGTCCAATGTTCCCAGCTACACCTCCTTGTGCATCTATGTTTGAATCGTACAGAAGCATATCTGGAGTTTCATTTTCATATACACCACTGTCTTGCCCATTGGGCTCCACTATTTCTGCCTTCTCATCCCAGGTAACACAAGATGAACTAGAGGTAACTTGCTCCTGTAGTGAACTATGTGGAAAGTTATCCTCTACAAACCCCATATGACCATTAGGTAATACTGAATCAAGATTATCATTATGCTGCACCAATTTAGAAGAGGGAATTTCCTGAGATTCTTGTTCATCAGATTGCTTTGAGGAACTTGGATGGAAAACACATTCAATGTATGCTGACTCAGTTCTTGAATCAAAAGAATTTGAATGGTCTCCCAGATCATATTTTGATGTCATGTCAACTGTAGAGGCAGTTTGAGAAGGAGAGCTTCGTCCATCAGCAATAGGAGAAATAAACTGCATGCTGCATGGCCAAAGGTCATAAGCTTTCAGCTCCATTAAATCATAGATGGCAATGAATTAGAAGTCAAATCTATTTAAGGACTGATCACCTGCAACTATGAACTTTGGATATTGATGCACCACGAGATACCTCGCCATTCTGTTTTGATGATCTCTTTTTCTGTCCATTTCAACATTTTAATTGAGAAAAACTTCCATTTCCAAGTAATAGAGATTCTATTTGTAATACCAAATGCACATCCTATGGGAATAGATGAAGAAATCTAAGCtcttataaagatgtttatgtCAGAATTTACTAATCCCTAGATTATAGGCAATGAATGTAATATTACTGCATATGTTTAAAGAGTCAGAtttctcaaaaataatatatatgggaAGATCACAAATTTTGGTTGCAGTATTAAAGCgccaaaaaagaaattttgctTTCAAGATTTGACAGTTAATTTTTAGCTTCTGTCTATGGGTTTCATAAGCCTAGTTTGGGCTTGCTGCTAGTAGCTTTTTATAGTTGACACTCTTGGAGGGTACACCAGTAAAAAGATAGTGAAATTCATTTTTAGCAAAGCTCTATGGATCTcctttttaccaaataaaaatagatatgtTTGTTCTTGGATTGTGATTCAGTTTGTAGCTTCTGTTTGTGTACCTTGTTAGCCTGGTTTGGGCTCTTCTAATGGCAATGTATTTTTTATCTTGATCAATAAAGAGTTTCACAAAAAAGAAGATGAATGAAAAGCAAACTGCTTCAATGACACTTTTAGAGGGTACAGTAGTAAATTGATGCTGCCGAGTTTGAAAGACGATCAAATTTCAATTGTAAGCTTCTTGTTAGTTTCTTCAAGTTGTCTGTTCATACCTTGATTCTTCGAGCCTTCTTATCTCTTTGGATTTTCTCAGCATTTGCTTCATCAGAGGTAGCTGATGCTCTTTTAAAGAAGGTGGGATCTGAATATCTCTTTAAACAGGATCCTGGTCCACCAGTATCAAATCTGAATGGTAAAGTAgaacattcaatcaaatggttAGAATATTAAACTAATCTCTTAGCCATACTTGGTCTTTTCTACAAAGGAAAATATTATGGAACAGAAAGTGATACTTGTCTAGAACATGTAAACGTGGAGGATCACAGCATTCTTCATAAGAATCCATAATAAAGTGAGGCAAGTCATTGTAGATGAAGTGATTTCTTTCGTTTCTTATACAAGGATGCCACTCCGAACCTGCAAAGCAACTGCTTTTCATATAGGATTTGAATTGTCATGAATATTAACATGGAACAGTAGGATGTTGACTACAGGATAATGAaccaagaacaagaaaaaagcCGGTGAATGAGAAGTTAAAAGTTAGGAAGTCAACGTTCAGTGCCACAACCACTTTCCTACAACCCATACTGATATATGGACTTTTCActgttcaaaataaaaatgacccCATAATGGGGAAGCGAGAAGATTAGGTTGCATATTGTGGTTGAACAATATCTTCATAGATAATTTCCAGACTACATGAATCCTTCCAGGGGCTCTAGTCTctgaaatacaatttatttcccAAGATGATAGTGAAACGGtatatttaaagttttttgGCTTGAAAATCATTTCATCAGCTTTAAACAACTGAAACATAATGCCGTATTCTAGACCACGGCTCAAGCTTCTAAAATATAGTTTTCTCACATGCCATGCAGTCTCTAACTTCTTTGAGTTCCTAGATTTGCAAGAAACACATTCTGAGTCCAACACGAGCCAATTTTGTGTGTTTATTGTAGTCAAAACAGTCAGTATAAGTAATCTAAATATAGTTCTAATTTCAGTCTCCCCAACTCAAATCAAGTATAACTTAAGTTGTTGCTAATATTTGACTGGACTCCAACTGCTTAACCTAAAATATTCTTAGAGGGGTAGCCACAGATTcaaaaatctaattattttaatcattACCCTGAACTTCCAACGTGTTGTCTCCAATTGAAGAGGAttatctaattatttaattgatacTTGATAGTCATTTATGACAGTGCAATACTTAGATCAACCTTATGCTTATGTTTGTGAAGATGCTATTGATCcctaataaaaatgaaaataatacaataacgATTAGACTAATAATGAAAAGGACCTAATGAATTATAGATAATTTGGTTCATACATATTTCATATTTCCTAATTCGCCAACACAAATTTATGAAGAACCAACGCATTTGTTCAACCAATATTTAAGGATCACTAAGCAAATTTGTAGAAAGAAACTTActtaatataaaattcaataacaGACATATGTAGATAAGACATCTGGATATGGCACAGGTATATAAGTCATACCAGCTGTGTAAGCAAAATGTATGTGGCTTGTTTGCGCCAGGACAACCTTCTCAAGGGGAGGAAGTGCAGCTTCAATGTGCTGTACACGAACCATCAGTTTATGGCTTCTTGAAGCTGTAGTCATTACTTGCTCCTGCAAACCATGGAAAACCTCAGCCGCAAACCTGCAAACAAAGCTCAAAGTGTTCAGTTAATTTCATCTTGCAAAGGATCCATTCATTTCAACTTGAAGACTCCAACGACACTTATCTCCCGTAAATTAgcattttccatataaattgattttgactGAGATTTATTCTATACCAAAAACTGCCGTACAATAATTGCAGCTAATTTTGGCATAAGTCATTTATGCCCCACATTTTATGTTCTTGCCATCGTTTTATCATGCCTTCCATATTTAAGGAGATAAACTTGATCtagtaaaatttcaaaaaatataaccaACGATAAGAAAATTAAACGGAAAAAGGAACATTTAACATATTACGTCAATACAAACAGATCTTAAACTTATGTAAACCTAGTCAGTCATAATGTCAATGTTATACAGACCTATATCAATCTCTAATACAGGCAGACGTTGTTGGGTATCTAGTTCAACAAGAACTGAACAGAGCCATAATCATGTCtcctttgaaatttttattttttagtttttatttttatttttttaattgcaaaCAAGAACAGGATATAGCCATATTTATGTTAATGATAAGGAACTAAATGTCATGGATTAGTACCTACAAACTAGTTACAGCAATAAGGGCTTGAGAACAAATAACGCCTCCATGAAGAAAATCACCATGGTCATTAGATAATTGTCATTAGATAGTAACCCAATGACAGATTGAAAATTCGGTAATTCCAGGTTGCTATTATCTCAGAAGGTACCACAATGCTACACAAAGTTACCTTATTTTAATACTAGAAAACACCAAATTGAGCCTATCCTGGAATAGAAGTGATATATGCACTATATAAACTTTGTTACATCACAATCCACAAGTGCAAGATTTCAGACGTATTCAAAAACATTCCACCAATTATAATCCACGCAATATTTGATAGTGTAGGTATCCAAATATGCATTAATAAGAGAGCCATTTGTAccaatctttttaatttttttttaattattttttttaatccaattcaAGAACCGTATGGAAACCTAGAGGCAGAACGGCATAGATTGAAACCTACATGGAATGCCAAAGAGCAAACGAAAACCCACCCATAGCTCTCGTTAGCACATGACAATTTGGCACACAAATTTATCAGCAAAAACATTTGCCAGCTTTTATTAAACCACTAAACAAGCAATAAGAGCAAATATAAACTTCCTCAAACTAAGTGAAGACAAAATTTTAAGCGAAATCGATAAAAATGAATTGTTTTCAGAATTAAAATTAAGTTGAACACAAAATTTTAATTCTGAAACTCTCCGATAAACATCCATGTCATGGTTCACCTTTCCCTACAAGCTTTCCACAGAAAATcgcaaacaaaaacaaaaacaaaatcaaacatgAGGACCTTATAATTACACAAAAGAGGATGAAAcattttccttataattaactAAACTGAAACagctactttatttatttatttttctctaacgCAACTGAAAACTGCAACGTTTTGACCACAAAGGAAAAACCAAATCAAacgggaaaagaaaaaaattaaaatgcaagtcggaaaaattgaaaaaaaaaaaaaaaaaagcaaaaaaaacatACTCAGCGAGATCGCCTAATTGGCGCAAGATCCCGACGAGGCCAGCAACGGCCACACCATCGAGAACAGCTTTAGGATCTTCTTTGTTGGCTTCTTTGTAAAGCTCCGGCTGACCTAGGCCGTACTCATTCCTAACCTGAAACCTGACCAGAGGcatcgctctctctctctctctctctctctctctctctgtagctttctctctctagaatttTCCAGGAACTACTCTGCTCTGCAGAAGCAAGCAGCGAAAATACATGAATGAATGAACGAAAATGAATGCGAATCAGTCAATAAATGAAGAAATTAGGAgagagaattttttatttttttttattttttattttttatttttttgattgtaGAGAGAAAGAGTTGGTGGGGGGCGATTGCAGCAGCTTAACTGCCGAGGAGGAGAGTATCTGAGAGTAAGGGCTAAGTGATTTTTTAGAGGACATTGCCAACTCCACAAGCCATTCCGGAATAGAAGAAAATCATTGTTCGTACAATTTCATCTCGAAATTACTGAATTGTCCTCCATTTTGGACCGAATGACTCGGATGTCCCCATTTGGACAAAAAGCTTTTTAGCTGGTTTTGGCTCCTAGGTTTTGGCACTTGGCAGTGGGGTGTGGGGAACGTGGTGCCCAACACTTTTTTGGGAAATTTGCCTCGACTTTTTGGTTATAATTGGCAAACCAGTACAGCTTGATTTGATTTGGACTTTTtctgtatttatattttctcttcaataacatattttttcaatttttgtatttttattttttcattttggatTGAATGTCAATTTACTGTAAGTAAATGAACAATGGGCTTTGAAAGATGAGAGAAAAATCCTTTGGTTCTAAAACCATTTAGCTCTATAAAGGactctattaaaattttgataagtaACTtacaatattttcaaattctttctAACAGAGTAACtacgattttttattttttattttgggtaaaaAAGTAAGGGAGTGTTACTgtcaccaaaaaaaatgaaaattcaaaatattgaaCTGGAAAAGTTTACTTTTACATTGTAAAAGTAGAAAATATTAGaagattaaattttgaaaaaaaatttaacaaaaataaatttttgcatAGCAAAAATGCAATCAAATCAgtaatggaaaattttttattttttttaaagatgattttggaaccagcaaaaataatttttttaaaaaaatgatttggcaatttgaaaattccaTCAACCATTcctcaaaattttaatagaaagtCTTTGTAAAGTTAGATGATTCCAGAATcacagaaatttttttaagcagtttttttttttttttttttcggctgAATATGGATAAAATTGGAAGAGTTAGGCAATTTTTATAgagaaccaaaaataataatagcaataataaaaatgataagtATCTGAATTTTATTACATTAATGACTACTGAGGAAGCAGCTACTCCAACCCAATAATTAgccttgacaattttttttttaataattttatgcagagcaactattatatatatatatatatatactatgtatggtttttttcttttcttttttttgcggTTTTAATAATTCAATAGCATTGCAGttccaaatcaatataaataatttgagaattttaCAAGTAAAAATGGTATATACAACAACTTATTTCAGGGTCTATGCAATGTCAAAACTGTAACTTCATCCAAACTATTAGAAAGTTTACCTAAAAAGTTGGTCCAAAAGAAGTTACTTCAAAGGTCAACGTTTATcgcattattaaaattttccaagGATGAGATTGCaacccttgtttttttttttttttgagtctgCAACAGTTAAAAAAGATATTATGTTTAAAATAAATCCTTGCTTccaagggagagagagagagagagagagattgtatTTGATCGAAATCATTTTAATGCATCATTTATTGTCCTTCTTTGGTTTGATCAGATCGGATCAGACCTATTAGACGTTAATCTCCTATCCATCAATAATTGTTAAATCGAGATTGTTGTAATTTGAGGTTCCCAAAACTTAAATTAACTCCAAGAAGATCCAAATGGGGGCAAAAGATTACCTCATTAGATTCCTGTCCAATAGTATAACCACAAAAAAGAATACGGCCACCATCTGATTTGGAGTAGGTTTGACCCTGTCAGCAATCTAGAATCTCAGTtagctttctttttattttttatttttttatttcttaataaatCTTAGTTAGCTTTTACTCCACCCAAAACATTGCAGGTTTGAGATTTgacaaataatcaacaaattttatttaccaGAATTTTCTTAAAACACTAGTCAACAATCCTATTGCCACCACCGCACCCTAACCCCATTTTCACATACTACCAAGTACCAAACGTGTGTAACCAACAAAACAACATGAATAATCTCAATTTATCAGTATAGTAACCtcaatttgtatattgttatttttttcgaaacatttatatatatataacttattattaaatttcaacaataaacaactaaaaataataatcatcatgGTAGAATGAAATAAACTTTTGTATCTAAACGTGGCAcaatcattcattcattcatcCATAAACAAATAGTGGAGCAGTGGGTATTATAAAATTATGGAGATAGATAATATTCAATGAGAAACCAAGCAAGCAGACAATAGGATCCAAActctctaaaaaataaaatagaaaataaacagTAGAGCTCCAAAGTATTGAGTTGTTGGTGGAGGTGAAAGAAGGGTGGGCTTCTGGGGAACTGGCAACAATAAATGCGTTGCACCGAGGCAGAGAGAGTGGCCAATAatgttaaactttttatttgaaGAAAACGATGAGTGAGGTAGAAAGAATTTATGTAGTACAGACTTCAAGGTGTGAGTTGCGTGACAAGTGCCTcttgaaattaaaatatatatgtaatggtCCAGAATACGATCTTCGATAAATCGCGCTGCTTATTAGCTCTGGATCACTGCTATAATGATCTTTCAAATTTTTACTGttattatgcatatttaatctcgatgttttatttatttattctgctTGAACTCGAATCGTCCTGCAAGGAGGGAGGCAAATCTTTGGTGAGCTGTTTTCcttattatgttttttcttaCATGTACTAAACGAAGGGATATTTTGAAGAATttttatataactatatatttttttataaatgaagATGGTTATGAAGCCTTGAAGGctgaaaaaaactaaaaacaaaac includes the following:
- the LOC107410565 gene encoding protein SCAR3 isoform X2; translated protein: MPLVRFQVRNEYGLGQPELYKEANKEDPKAVLDGVAVAGLVGILRQLGDLAEFAAEVFHGLQEQVMTTASRSHKLMVRVQHIEAALPPLEKVVLAQTSHIHFAYTAGSEWHPCIRNERNHFIYNDLPHFIMDSYEECCDPPRLHVLDKFDTGGPGSCLKRYSDPTFFKRASATSDEANAEKIQRDKKARRIKKKRSSKQNGEVSRGASISKVHSCSMQFISPIADGRSSPSQTASTVDMTSKYDLGDHSNSFDSRTESAYIECVFHPSSSKQSDEQESQEIPSSKLVQHNDNLDSVLPNGHMGFVEDNFPHSSLQEQVTSSSSCVTWDEKAEIVEPNGQDSGVYENETPDMLLYDSNIDAQGGVAGNIGLGEQMEVCHDAGEDNILESISSRNQIEEIESETDNYMDALNTIESESENDLDCHTKREVEQFASIVDSEGNHEMHELSMHIKDHKPPTFESQTAPYISSNKEMTSDLLYSVSLESVACEHELSMHYQDHKPPTFESQTASCIFSNKEVTSNQLNSVSSESLACENELSMHYNGHKPPTFESENATYISSEKEMTSEQLNPISSQSVSHENELSMHYNDHKPPTFESQNATYISSEKEMTSEQLNPISSESLAYENELSMHYNGHKSPTFESQNATYISSEKEMTSEQLNPISSQSVSHENELSMHYNGHKPPTFESQNATYISSEKEMTSEQLNPISSQSVACENELSMSYKDHDPPTFESQTTTCISSDKEMTSDLLNSISSQSVVCDEMPVSDMSLNKEIPSDLSNSFSFENQPHELSQKAGGSLNSDCSIGSGRTDDISDGLKLESVTIDSVKLASLIGDQSKLESVIGDPSKLESVIGDPSSSASEATDERDPSGDKTISSSCESQESSADISSNHSVKIWTNGFLLGLEPSKPPDFAMSRAVTEDSLNRSIAEAIDTHMLKGEENKGKINRSTENVVSNEKNASSICSTSCPDDQEEGISIMKTSHVFSPTYVDPDNGDFDEPHMHNGYSHVSDKRVKEPSVLKPVAALRVAHDINSTSTEANKENDETSSLVFGLSRRLLSNGFGRNISHAGGEKSKPANSWTSESEQRSEHHRLPERAFKEQFGFGSALNLLTSSPPLEHMKISFHPIDDFESSKLKLKFSDGSQSHESTRDMFPSFQLIPEPAIPVDDFDSDSDDDTFCRSSPYMSDDCLSHHSDSNSEQWESRETPDRNDEIYDSLCGISSTECISSSMELGGIKQVNSGNGVEASISDPILDLPNFDAVKPALQRETKNDSDSKNHLLLSPGVTPAPPPLPPVQWCVLKPQMDLREGKQDIASDGFDHAFGAKILGPTTFQQPKLAAAKQEQTNEEPFAVKAKLKLDKQKKEANEALNGKDIDERGDFLQQIRAKSFSLRRTVTEKSTTITPGPAANVKVTAILEKANAIRQAVGSDDGEDDDKWSDT
- the LOC107410565 gene encoding protein SCAR3 isoform X1; translated protein: MPLVRFQVRNEYGLGQPELYKEANKEDPKAVLDGVAVAGLVGILRQLGDLAEFAAEVFHGLQEQVMTTASRSHKLMVRVQHIEAALPPLEKVVLAQTSHIHFAYTAGSEWHPCIRNERNHFIYNDLPHFIMDSYEECCDPPRLHVLDKFDTGGPGSCLKRYSDPTFFKRASATSDEANAEKIQRDKKARRIKKKRSSKQNGEVSRGASISKVHSCSMQFISPIADGRSSPSQTASTVDMTSKYDLGDHSNSFDSRTESAYIECVFHPSSSKQSDEQESQEIPSSKLVQHNDNLDSVLPNGHMGFVEDNFPHSSLQEQVTSSSSCVTWDEKAEIVEPNGQDSGVYENETPDMLLYDSNIDAQGGVAGNIGLGEQMEVCHDAGEDNILESISSRNQIEEIESETDNYMDALNTIESESENDLDCHTKREVEQFASIVDSEGNHEMHELSMHIKDHKPPTFESQTAPYISSNKEMTSDLLYSVSLESVACEHELSMHYQDHKPPTFESQTASCIFSNKEVTSNQLNSVSSESLACENELSMHYNGHKPPTFESENATYISSEKEMTSEQLNPISSQSVSHENELSMHYNDHKPPTFESQNATYISSEKEMTSEQLNPISSESLAYENELSMHYNGHKSPTFESQNATYISSEKEMTSEQLNPISSQSVSHENELSMHYNGHKPPTFESQNATYISSEKEMTSEQLNPISSQSVACENELSMSYKDHDPPTFESQTTTCISSDKEMTSDLLNSISSQSVVCDEMPVSDMSLNKEIPSDLSNSFSFENQPHELSQKAGGSLNSDCSIGSGRTDDISDGLKLESVTIDSVKLASLIGDQSKLESVIGDPSKLESVIGDPSSSASEATDERDPSGDKTISSSCESQESSADISSNHSVKIWTNGFLLGLEPSKPPDFAMSRAVTEDSLNRSIAEAIDTHMLKGEENKGKINRSTENVVSNEKNASSICSTSCPDDQEEGISIMKTSHVFSPTYVDPDNGDFDEPHMHNGYSHVSDKRVKEPSVLKPVAALRVAHDINSTSTEANKENDETSSLVFGLSRRLLSNGFGRNISHAGGEKSKPANSWTSESEQRSEHHRLPERAFKEQFGFGSALNLLTSSPPLEHMKISFHPIDDFESSKLKLKFSDGSQSHESTRDMFPSFQLIPEPAIPVDDFDSDSDDDTFCRSSPYMSDDCLSHHSDSNSEQWESRETPDRNDEIYDSLCGISSTECISSSMELGGIKQVNSGNGVEASISDPILDLPNFDAVKPALQRETKNDSDSKNHLLLSPGVTPAPPPLPPVQWCVLKPQMDLREGKQDIASDGFDHAFGAKILGPTTFQQPKLAAAKQEQTNEEPFAVKAKLKQLDKQKKEANEALNGKDIDERGDFLQQIRAKSFSLRRTVTEKSTTITPGPAANVKVTAILEKANAIRQAVGSDDGEDDDKWSDT
- the LOC107410565 gene encoding scar-like domain-containing protein WAVE 5 isoform X3, translated to MDSYEECCDPPRLHVLDKFDTGGPGSCLKRYSDPTFFKRASATSDEANAEKIQRDKKARRIKKKRSSKQNGEVSRGASISKVHSCSMQFISPIADGRSSPSQTASTVDMTSKYDLGDHSNSFDSRTESAYIECVFHPSSSKQSDEQESQEIPSSKLVQHNDNLDSVLPNGHMGFVEDNFPHSSLQEQVTSSSSCVTWDEKAEIVEPNGQDSGVYENETPDMLLYDSNIDAQGGVAGNIGLGEQMEVCHDAGEDNILESISSRNQIEEIESETDNYMDALNTIESESENDLDCHTKREVEQFASIVDSEGNHEMHELSMHIKDHKPPTFESQTAPYISSNKEMTSDLLYSVSLESVACEHELSMHYQDHKPPTFESQTASCIFSNKEVTSNQLNSVSSESLACENELSMHYNGHKPPTFESENATYISSEKEMTSEQLNPISSQSVSHENELSMHYNDHKPPTFESQNATYISSEKEMTSEQLNPISSESLAYENELSMHYNGHKSPTFESQNATYISSEKEMTSEQLNPISSQSVSHENELSMHYNGHKPPTFESQNATYISSEKEMTSEQLNPISSQSVACENELSMSYKDHDPPTFESQTTTCISSDKEMTSDLLNSISSQSVVCDEMPVSDMSLNKEIPSDLSNSFSFENQPHELSQKAGGSLNSDCSIGSGRTDDISDGLKLESVTIDSVKLASLIGDQSKLESVIGDPSKLESVIGDPSSSASEATDERDPSGDKTISSSCESQESSADISSNHSVKIWTNGFLLGLEPSKPPDFAMSRAVTEDSLNRSIAEAIDTHMLKGEENKGKINRSTENVVSNEKNASSICSTSCPDDQEEGISIMKTSHVFSPTYVDPDNGDFDEPHMHNGYSHVSDKRVKEPSVLKPVAALRVAHDINSTSTEANKENDETSSLVFGLSRRLLSNGFGRNISHAGGEKSKPANSWTSESEQRSEHHRLPERAFKEQFGFGSALNLLTSSPPLEHMKISFHPIDDFESSKLKLKFSDGSQSHESTRDMFPSFQLIPEPAIPVDDFDSDSDDDTFCRSSPYMSDDCLSHHSDSNSEQWESRETPDRNDEIYDSLCGISSTECISSSMELGGIKQVNSGNGVEASISDPILDLPNFDAVKPALQRETKNDSDSKNHLLLSPGVTPAPPPLPPVQWCVLKPQMDLREGKQDIASDGFDHAFGAKILGPTTFQQPKLAAAKQEQTNEEPFAVKAKLKQLDKQKKEANEALNGKDIDERGDFLQQIRAKSFSLRRTVTEKSTTITPGPAANVKVTAILEKANAIRQAVGSDDGEDDDKWSDT